A single region of the Bacillus cereus genome encodes:
- a CDS encoding flagellar motor switch protein — MPEQHTKGDTSTIVLEKENEHLTPQECDILGEIANISFGSASTVLSTILNRQVSITTPHIELVDLYDTSDVEIPHVVLNIHFTKGLDMENLLVLKQDVALSIADLMMMGTGVVEEGKELGELELSAVQEAMNQMMGFAATSMSEFFQDTVDMSPPTIKVVRLQEEMEKISGIDGSNVIIKVSFELKIDNLVDSKLVQIVSVEHAKQMIKKLLQLSGGVEEGIEKQAEIMEAEVVEEQIEKEQLTQEEKDVLGEIANISIGSASTVLSTLLNKPVSISTPNVEAINVRHYDGVPIPFVILNVDFVEGLKNENVFVFTKDVALTMVDLMMMGTGEIDPEKELGELELSGIKEIMNQMMGHAATAMSEIFKEKMDMTPPDVKFVSLKEEMEYWGEAMEVDELVQITFNIEFGDLLQSKMYQILPIAEAKEMVRRLLYPMVEEQEEIVEEVIEEEGIPAPVIQPMEYQEVKQVEPVYMDASILQNVEMNVKFVFGSTVRTIQDILSLQENEAVVLDEDIDEPIQIYVNDVLVAYGELVNVDGFFGVKVTKSL, encoded by the coding sequence ATGCCTGAGCAACACACAAAAGGGGATACGAGCACTATTGTACTAGAGAAAGAAAATGAGCATTTAACGCCTCAAGAGTGCGATATTCTTGGCGAGATTGCAAATATATCATTTGGTTCAGCTTCGACGGTATTATCAACCATCTTGAATAGGCAAGTAAGTATTACTACTCCTCATATAGAATTGGTGGATTTATATGATACAAGTGATGTTGAAATTCCGCATGTTGTATTAAATATTCATTTCACAAAAGGATTAGATATGGAAAATCTTCTTGTTTTAAAGCAAGACGTCGCTTTATCTATTGCTGATTTAATGATGATGGGAACAGGGGTAGTTGAAGAAGGGAAAGAGCTCGGTGAACTAGAGCTAAGTGCAGTACAAGAAGCAATGAATCAAATGATGGGATTCGCAGCAACATCTATGTCAGAGTTCTTCCAGGATACAGTGGATATGTCACCACCTACAATTAAAGTTGTGAGACTTCAGGAAGAGATGGAGAAAATCTCTGGTATTGATGGAAGTAACGTAATTATTAAAGTATCGTTTGAATTAAAAATAGATAATCTTGTAGATTCTAAACTTGTGCAAATTGTTTCAGTTGAACATGCGAAACAAATGATAAAAAAATTATTACAATTATCTGGTGGTGTGGAAGAAGGAATAGAAAAGCAAGCGGAAATTATGGAAGCTGAGGTTGTAGAAGAACAGATTGAGAAAGAGCAGTTAACACAAGAAGAGAAAGATGTACTTGGGGAAATTGCGAATATTTCGATTGGATCAGCTTCAACAGTACTATCAACGCTTTTAAACAAACCAGTCTCTATTAGTACACCAAATGTAGAGGCAATTAATGTTCGTCATTATGATGGAGTACCAATTCCTTTTGTTATATTAAATGTCGATTTTGTTGAAGGATTAAAGAATGAGAACGTATTCGTGTTTACAAAAGACGTTGCTTTAACGATGGTAGATTTAATGATGATGGGAACGGGTGAAATTGATCCGGAGAAGGAACTAGGTGAATTAGAGTTAAGTGGTATTAAAGAAATCATGAACCAAATGATGGGGCATGCTGCAACAGCAATGTCAGAAATATTTAAAGAAAAGATGGATATGACACCACCAGATGTTAAATTTGTTTCGTTAAAAGAAGAAATGGAGTATTGGGGAGAAGCGATGGAAGTGGACGAGCTTGTTCAAATTACGTTTAACATTGAATTTGGTGACCTTCTTCAGTCAAAGATGTATCAAATACTACCAATTGCAGAAGCAAAAGAAATGGTTAGACGACTTCTTTATCCGATGGTGGAAGAGCAAGAAGAAATAGTTGAAGAAGTTATTGAAGAGGAAGGAATTCCTGCACCAGTCATACAGCCGATGGAATATCAAGAAGTTAAACAGGTAGAGCCAGTGTATATGGATGCATCTATTCTACAAAATGTAGAAATGAATGTTAAATTTGTATTTGGAAGTACAGTGAGGACAATTCAAGATATTTTAAGTCTACAAGAAAACGAAGCGGTCGTACTGGATGAAGATATTGATGAACCGATTCAAATTTATGTGAACGACGTATTGGTTGCGTATGGAGAGCTTGTAAATGTAGATGGGTTTTTCGGAGTAAAAGTGACGAAATCGCTATAG
- a CDS encoding transglycosylase yields MKNVKFFLVSLLFIYICTFFPLQGQAEEVIGQEQNISELNEKEEQHIENREQPERTEMPPVEDERKAIENEKEQREERKIETDRGTITVNKQELKVGEKLRITVEPNEKNIKSVKGVLQLQQNGVQYRQERVISFEYEEETKRWVANYKVGIYDLQGDWNLQFVESYKGDEKEEVVENELNVPLIRINNETPTIDKELPKLEKVTIDEANENFIERKKEESVHIRVKTIDIESVVKEVRVILKGKEESTDITFLLDYNKHDMDWQKIIEITEALPIGQHQLIVEVTDAAGNKLVTESEYIISIIEPKVKDDENIEEHTNQNKLEDKKETEKQEDSKMETPLPEEKLPVVQIPKQDEKVNYVIKEPLKEKEEINYVIKEPLTDNKEVNNGKAHKDTKSKNDNQVVSKKKEKIEERQEKKEEKSEQGVQASNVFAIMSGLFVLFLVLKSNKEWG; encoded by the coding sequence ATGAAAAATGTAAAGTTTTTTCTAGTGAGTTTGCTATTTATATATATATGTACTTTCTTCCCATTGCAAGGGCAAGCGGAAGAAGTAATTGGACAAGAGCAAAATATAAGTGAATTGAATGAGAAAGAGGAGCAACATATAGAAAATCGGGAACAGCCAGAACGAACGGAAATGCCCCCGGTTGAAGATGAAAGAAAAGCAATAGAGAATGAGAAAGAACAACGAGAAGAAAGAAAGATAGAAACAGACCGAGGAACCATTACAGTTAATAAGCAGGAATTAAAGGTTGGCGAAAAACTGCGAATTACTGTAGAGCCAAATGAAAAAAATATTAAAAGTGTAAAAGGTGTATTGCAATTACAACAAAATGGTGTGCAGTACAGGCAGGAAAGAGTAATATCTTTCGAGTATGAAGAAGAAACGAAACGATGGGTCGCCAATTACAAAGTCGGAATATATGATTTGCAAGGTGATTGGAATCTTCAGTTCGTTGAAAGCTATAAAGGAGATGAGAAGGAAGAAGTAGTAGAGAATGAATTAAATGTTCCGCTCATTCGAATAAATAATGAAACACCCACTATAGATAAAGAATTACCGAAGTTAGAGAAGGTTACTATTGATGAGGCGAACGAGAATTTTATTGAACGGAAAAAGGAAGAATCTGTTCATATACGAGTAAAGACGATAGATATAGAATCGGTTGTTAAAGAAGTGCGGGTTATATTAAAGGGAAAAGAAGAAAGTACCGATATTACATTTTTATTAGACTATAATAAACACGACATGGATTGGCAGAAAATAATTGAAATAACAGAAGCATTACCTATTGGTCAGCATCAACTTATTGTGGAAGTAACAGATGCGGCAGGTAACAAGCTTGTGACAGAGAGTGAATATATCATTTCTATTATCGAACCAAAAGTGAAAGATGATGAAAATATAGAAGAACATACGAATCAAAATAAACTAGAAGATAAGAAGGAAACTGAGAAGCAGGAAGATTCGAAAATGGAGACTCCGCTTCCGGAAGAAAAACTTCCAGTTGTTCAAATACCAAAGCAAGACGAGAAAGTAAACTATGTTATAAAAGAGCCGTTGAAAGAGAAAGAGGAAATCAACTATGTTATAAAAGAGCCGTTGACAGACAATAAGGAAGTAAATAATGGGAAGGCTCATAAAGATACAAAAAGCAAAAATGATAATCAAGTCGTTTCTAAAAAGAAAGAAAAAATAGAAGAACGACAAGAGAAAAAAGAAGAAAAAAGTGAACAGGGAGTACAAGCCTCTAATGTGTTTGCTATTATGTCAGGATTATTTGTACTATTTTTAGTTTTAAAGAGTAATAAAGAGTGGGGCTAA
- a CDS encoding CheR family methyltransferase, which produces MKTEQDYNHFITSFKQLFNMDIASYKQDRMRRRIDAFISRKGFDNYTNFLNSLRTDQTLFLSFIAYITINVSEFFRNKERWQTLETKALPKLLEQNNGKLKVWSAACAAGEEPYTLSLILSKHLAPFRYEIQATDLDYHVLETAKRGQYTERSLKELPIDLKQRHFTKEDDTYILHENIKQQVTFKQHDLLMQAFDTNYDLIICRNVMIYFTEEARIKLYEKFSRSLRKGGVLFVGSTEQILTPERYNLQRFDTFVYEKI; this is translated from the coding sequence ATGAAAACTGAACAAGATTATAATCATTTTATTACAAGTTTTAAACAGCTATTTAATATGGATATCGCTTCCTATAAGCAAGATAGAATGCGCAGAAGAATCGATGCTTTCATTTCAAGAAAAGGTTTTGACAATTATACAAACTTTTTAAATAGTTTACGCACTGATCAAACATTATTTTTAAGTTTTATTGCCTACATTACGATTAATGTTTCAGAGTTTTTCAGAAACAAAGAACGCTGGCAAACGTTAGAAACGAAAGCTTTACCAAAACTACTTGAACAAAATAACGGTAAATTAAAAGTTTGGAGTGCTGCTTGCGCTGCCGGTGAAGAACCGTATACACTTTCTTTAATCTTATCGAAGCATCTAGCTCCGTTTCGTTATGAAATTCAAGCTACTGATCTTGATTATCATGTTTTAGAAACTGCGAAACGTGGTCAATATACAGAACGCTCTTTAAAAGAATTACCTATTGATTTAAAACAACGTCATTTCACAAAAGAAGATGATACATATATATTACATGAAAATATTAAACAGCAAGTCACATTTAAGCAACACGATTTATTAATGCAGGCATTTGATACGAACTACGATTTAATCATTTGTCGAAATGTAATGATTTATTTTACAGAAGAAGCAAGAATAAAGCTCTATGAAAAATTTAGTCGTTCTTTAAGAAAAGGCGGCGTACTATTCGTTGGTAGCACAGAACAAATTTTAACACCCGAACGCTACAACCTTCAGCGTTTTGATACATTTGTCTATGAAAAAATATAG
- a CDS encoding flagellar motor switch protein FliG, translated as MNIFLCGSNQLTALDQEEIKKFLIDYAYKHKICILCYKSIENEVLHFFIENERLAQNLCLYTLQPLHLLTGEFQEVVTYLKKHGAEYIAFDHPSDSIYRSDYMFFVKQIVEDTDLVLCFYNGDKHTSVIPIDIANEAGIDAVIYDLPGLHEKQMKKSFEQKIRMM; from the coding sequence ATGAATATTTTTCTTTGTGGTTCAAATCAATTAACAGCATTAGATCAAGAAGAAATAAAAAAATTTTTAATTGACTATGCTTACAAACATAAAATTTGCATATTATGTTATAAATCTATTGAAAATGAAGTTCTTCATTTTTTCATTGAAAACGAAAGACTCGCTCAAAATTTATGCCTTTATACGCTACAACCGTTACATTTATTAACAGGCGAATTTCAAGAAGTCGTTACTTATTTAAAAAAACACGGAGCTGAATATATTGCTTTTGATCATCCTTCCGACTCCATTTATCGATCAGATTATATGTTTTTTGTAAAGCAAATCGTCGAAGATACTGATTTAGTTCTCTGTTTTTATAATGGGGATAAACATACGTCTGTCATTCCTATTGACATTGCAAACGAAGCAGGAATTGACGCCGTTATTTATGATTTACCAGGCTTACATGAAAAGCAGATGAAAAAAAGCTTTGAACAAAAAATTCGTATGATGTAA
- a CDS encoding YaaR family protein: MLRSVSHNPNLSHIPPATQIPKEANVRTGLAFSDNLHADPKKDKLLEQMEALVNNIGEIKEKIELELTLDNIMEYKNTVKSFLNFYVDNLLQYKDVMSRHPRYGYSQKMTIVKQAEVGLNELEDVMNLINTKTGHLEMLNQIGEIHGLIVNLVL; encoded by the coding sequence ATGCTACGTTCTGTCTCGCACAATCCGAATTTATCGCATATACCGCCTGCTACTCAAATACCGAAAGAAGCAAATGTCAGGACAGGACTTGCATTTTCGGATAATTTGCATGCAGATCCGAAAAAAGATAAATTGTTAGAACAAATGGAAGCGTTAGTTAATAATATTGGGGAAATTAAAGAGAAAATTGAATTAGAGTTAACGCTCGATAATATCATGGAATACAAAAATACTGTGAAATCATTTTTGAATTTTTATGTTGATAACTTACTGCAATATAAAGACGTTATGTCTCGTCATCCGCGTTATGGATATTCGCAGAAAATGACAATTGTAAAACAAGCTGAAGTGGGATTAAATGAATTGGAAGATGTTATGAATTTAATTAATACGAAAACAGGACATTTAGAAATGTTAAATCAAATTGGAGAAATTCATGGTTTAATTGTAAATTTAGTTTTGTAA
- the flgK gene encoding flagellar hook-associated protein FlgK has protein sequence MRLSDYNTPLSGMLAAQMGLQTTKQNLSNIHTPGYVRQAVNLGSAGASNGHTPGQRIGYGVQALGVDRITDEVKTKQFNDQLSQFSYYAYMNSTLSRVESMVGTTGKNSLSSLMDGFFNAFREVAKNPEQSNYYDTLVAETGKFTSQVNRLAKNLDTAEVQATEDIEAHVNEFNRLGASLAEANKKIGQAGTQVPNQLFDERDRIITEMSKYANIEVSYESLNPNISNVRINGVLTVNGQDTYPLQLNKGNEPMTVAIYGSDIPLTGGAIQSAIDTIAKIASYKKNIEDLMSSVKNQVNTVMGKDFFVGDHAKDIQLNPEFAKDVSKMKIPAEKASKLAGITDGDYKEGLSYKQALDQFIVGVASDKSAVNVYRNIHKDLLEGIQQEKMSIEGVNMEEEMVNLMAFQKYFVANSKAITTMNEVFDSLFSIIR, from the coding sequence ATGAGGTTATCTGATTATAATACGCCGCTATCTGGTATGCTAGCGGCTCAAATGGGATTACAAACGACGAAACAAAACTTATCTAACATTCATACACCTGGTTATGTGCGTCAAGCCGTGAATTTAGGTTCTGCAGGAGCTAGTAACGGTCATACGCCAGGACAGAGAATTGGTTATGGTGTACAAGCATTAGGTGTTGATCGAATTACTGATGAAGTGAAAACGAAGCAATTTAATGATCAGTTGTCACAGTTCTCGTACTACGCATATATGAATTCTACTTTATCACGAGTAGAGTCTATGGTAGGAACTACAGGGAAAAATTCATTATCAAGTTTAATGGATGGTTTTTTTAATGCGTTTCGTGAAGTTGCGAAAAATCCGGAACAATCAAACTACTATGATACATTAGTTGCTGAGACTGGAAAGTTCACAAGTCAAGTAAATCGTCTTGCGAAAAACTTAGATACAGCGGAAGTACAGGCGACAGAAGATATTGAAGCGCATGTCAATGAATTTAATCGTCTTGGGGCTAGTTTAGCAGAAGCGAATAAAAAAATTGGACAAGCAGGGACACAAGTACCTAATCAACTATTTGATGAACGTGATCGCATTATTACAGAGATGTCTAAATATGCCAATATAGAAGTGTCTTATGAATCTTTAAATCCGAATATCTCGAATGTTAGAATTAATGGCGTTTTAACAGTAAATGGACAAGACACATATCCACTTCAATTAAATAAAGGGAACGAACCGATGACTGTTGCGATTTATGGCTCGGATATTCCTTTAACGGGTGGAGCAATTCAATCGGCAATAGATACGATAGCGAAGATTGCTAGTTATAAGAAAAATATTGAAGACTTAATGAGTTCTGTGAAAAATCAAGTGAATACAGTGATGGGAAAAGATTTCTTCGTTGGAGATCATGCGAAAGATATTCAGTTAAATCCTGAATTCGCAAAAGATGTTTCAAAAATGAAAATTCCTGCTGAAAAAGCAAGTAAACTGGCAGGAATTACAGATGGAGATTATAAAGAAGGTCTTTCTTATAAACAAGCGTTAGACCAATTTATAGTTGGTGTAGCTTCTGATAAAAGTGCGGTGAATGTTTATCGAAATATTCATAAAGATTTATTAGAAGGTATTCAGCAAGAAAAAATGAGTATAGAAGGCGTCAATATGGAAGAGGAAATGGTTAATTTAATGGCCTTCCAGAAATACTTCGTGGCAAACTCTAAGGCTATTACAACGATGAATGAAGTATTTGACAGTCTGTTTTCGATTATTAGATAA
- a CDS encoding flagellar hook-associated protein 3, with the protein MRVSTFQNANWAKNQMMDLNVQQQYHRNQVTSGKKNLLMSEDPLAASKSFAIQHSLANIEQMQKDIADSRNVLSQTENTLQGIVKSLTRVDQLTLQAVNGTNSPNELKASAAEIDQLLKQVVYLANKQEQGRYIFGGDSASKPPFAEDGTYQGGENDVTWKLNDGYELKMFRNGKDLLEPVIKTLTKIRDVMQNGDQDALESVMGENKKSLDNILNRTTEVGSILNTVDTFKTILSEQNLALQENRKETEDVDLAVAISDLAYINATYEATLKAVSTMSKTSILDYM; encoded by the coding sequence ATGAGAGTATCGACGTTTCAAAATGCAAACTGGGCAAAGAATCAGATGATGGATTTGAATGTGCAACAGCAATATCACCGAAATCAAGTAACTTCCGGTAAAAAAAATCTTCTCATGAGTGAAGATCCACTTGCAGCAAGTAAATCATTTGCGATTCAACATTCGTTAGCAAATATTGAACAGATGCAAAAGGATATAGCAGATTCTAGAAATGTGTTAAGTCAAACGGAAAATACATTACAAGGTATTGTGAAATCTTTAACGAGAGTGGATCAATTAACTTTGCAAGCGGTAAACGGGACGAATAGTCCTAATGAACTAAAAGCAAGCGCTGCAGAAATTGATCAGCTTTTAAAACAAGTGGTGTATTTAGCGAATAAACAAGAACAAGGGCGATATATTTTTGGTGGAGATAGTGCTTCAAAACCACCATTTGCAGAAGATGGTACATATCAAGGTGGGGAAAATGACGTTACCTGGAAATTAAATGATGGATATGAACTCAAAATGTTTCGCAATGGAAAAGATTTATTGGAACCCGTAATTAAAACGTTAACAAAAATAAGAGATGTTATGCAAAATGGAGACCAAGATGCACTGGAATCTGTAATGGGAGAAAATAAAAAAAGTCTAGATAATATATTGAATCGTACGACTGAAGTAGGTTCAATATTAAATACAGTGGACACATTTAAGACGATATTAAGTGAACAAAATCTAGCTCTTCAAGAAAATAGAAAAGAGACAGAAGATGTAGATTTAGCGGTAGCAATTTCAGATTTAGCTTATATAAATGCGACGTATGAGGCAACATTAAAAGCTGTTAGTACAATGAGTAAGACAAGTATTTTAGATTATATGTAG
- a CDS encoding flagellar hook-associated protein 2, protein MGTSVSNLGGRQQIWNLGNNIIDTSNLVNLELQALEMKKTPYNNQKQTLATERNVYASMKKEFGSFMQVFKEMYAFKGNEKKAGVSKEGFINVQADASAIAGTYTINVKKVAERHQITTTLIDKSDSENPKNIIDLDSEIGKDATFRINDKEVKLTKEMTYKDFVNKMNNGNYGVSVYSLGGQLFFTSTTAGKNGEIKLVDGEGGILKDIGLVTSEMIDGKNVIAKQVTAPQNAEFIINGMTDSSPSNKIDTIPGLTINLEKETTEPIKVTIEDSNIKESINMIKKMRDQYNKAVSTLDLFAGENGAMQGNNIAFSISNIMANVFRHKQDDKFMFSFGIEVDKTGKMVLDEEKLSKAFKENPETAKQFFFGFNGLGHEIEKKLDGILGDEGVIGQRSKSIEGQIKELDKKIDAIDKLNKQKQETIIDKYSKLEQQLSMLDQQLKTIKAMTKQKSDD, encoded by the coding sequence TTGGGAACTTCAGTATCAAATTTAGGTGGAAGACAGCAAATATGGAATCTTGGTAACAATATTATTGATACCTCTAATCTAGTAAATTTAGAATTACAGGCTTTAGAAATGAAAAAAACACCTTACAATAATCAAAAACAAACCTTAGCTACGGAACGAAATGTATATGCGAGTATGAAAAAAGAATTCGGTAGTTTTATGCAAGTATTCAAGGAGATGTATGCGTTTAAAGGGAATGAGAAGAAAGCGGGGGTGTCTAAAGAGGGATTTATTAATGTTCAAGCGGATGCTTCCGCAATTGCAGGAACGTATACGATTAATGTTAAAAAAGTAGCGGAAAGACATCAGATTACAACTACACTCATAGATAAATCTGATTCTGAAAATCCTAAAAATATAATCGACTTGGATTCGGAAATTGGAAAAGATGCTACATTTCGTATTAACGATAAAGAAGTTAAGCTTACTAAAGAGATGACATATAAGGATTTTGTTAATAAAATGAATAATGGAAATTATGGAGTGTCTGTATATTCATTAGGTGGACAGTTGTTTTTCACATCAACTACTGCTGGGAAAAATGGAGAAATTAAATTAGTTGATGGTGAAGGTGGAATATTAAAAGACATTGGATTGGTAACTTCAGAAATGATAGATGGAAAAAATGTAATTGCCAAACAAGTAACAGCGCCTCAAAATGCCGAATTTATAATTAATGGTATGACTGATAGCAGTCCCTCTAATAAAATTGATACAATTCCAGGATTAACTATTAATTTGGAAAAGGAAACGACTGAACCAATTAAGGTTACGATTGAAGATTCAAACATTAAAGAATCAATCAATATGATAAAAAAAATGAGAGATCAATATAATAAGGCTGTTTCAACGCTCGATTTATTTGCCGGCGAAAATGGAGCTATGCAAGGTAATAATATTGCATTTTCTATTAGTAATATTATGGCTAATGTATTTAGACACAAACAAGATGATAAATTTATGTTTTCATTTGGAATTGAAGTCGATAAGACTGGAAAAATGGTTCTCGATGAAGAAAAGCTAAGTAAGGCTTTTAAGGAGAATCCAGAAACTGCAAAACAGTTCTTCTTTGGCTTTAATGGACTAGGGCATGAGATAGAAAAAAAACTAGATGGTATTTTAGGAGATGAAGGTGTAATAGGGCAGAGGTCAAAAAGTATAGAGGGGCAAATAAAAGAGCTAGATAAAAAAATTGATGCAATAGATAAGCTGAATAAACAAAAACAAGAGACCATTATTGATAAATATTCAAAGTTAGAACAACAGTTATCGATGTTAGATCAGCAACTAAAAACAATTAAAGCAATGACAAAGCAAAAAAGTGATGATTAA
- the fliS gene encoding flagellar export chaperone FliS — MQAWQRYMQNDIMTSNPIKNTIFIYERCIVEFRNLEELLNTFKLQEGDTLLEKLERIFEELKLQLNPEITEDLYDSLFGLYDWISIQIQTMKVTREAKDIDTIVKVLQDLIDGYRGALENEQ; from the coding sequence ATGCAAGCATGGCAACGCTATATGCAAAATGACATTATGACGAGTAATCCAATTAAAAATACAATTTTTATTTATGAAAGATGTATCGTTGAGTTTCGTAATTTAGAAGAGCTTTTAAATACTTTTAAACTCCAAGAAGGAGATACGCTTCTTGAAAAATTAGAACGTATTTTTGAAGAGCTAAAGCTTCAATTAAATCCTGAGATTACTGAAGATTTGTATGATAGTTTATTCGGTTTATACGATTGGATTAGCATTCAAATTCAGACGATGAAAGTAACGCGTGAAGCAAAAGACATTGATACGATTGTGAAAGTGTTACAAGATTTAATAGATGGTTACCGCGGAGCACTTGAAAATGAACAATGA
- a CDS encoding flagellar biosynthesis protein FlgG produces MNNDIYQAFVGCFNEIGELQVSDEEFAEKSAMLNRWMVTLDEKMRADVAAEVSPLIIKAAQHIRDKKKILEEMIMTNDGRMKANSFYGKY; encoded by the coding sequence ATGAACAATGATATTTATCAAGCGTTTGTCGGCTGTTTTAATGAAATCGGTGAATTGCAAGTGTCAGATGAAGAATTTGCTGAGAAAAGTGCTATGTTAAATCGCTGGATGGTGACTTTGGATGAAAAGATGCGAGCGGATGTTGCAGCGGAAGTGAGTCCATTAATAATAAAGGCAGCTCAACATATTCGAGATAAGAAAAAGATTTTGGAAGAAATGATTATGACAAATGATGGGCGAATGAAAGCTAATTCGTTTTACGGTAAATATTAA
- the flgB gene encoding flagellar basal body rod protein FlgB produces the protein MKGYKIGNILINTYKEINNEVKLPSVDDHVVSGMMEKRRVWNMPDLVSDVSHYMNYLVTKRNTVSSNIANANTPGYKAQDVTFAEQMNMNNPLFKKNAADLKSNSDLYQTNEMHLPTANMKNTYAKIQTKSMQTNKDGNSVDVTTEMLDLMKTNQLYGISINAINTQYAINQAARGR, from the coding sequence ATGAAAGGGTACAAAATAGGTAATATTTTAATAAATACATATAAGGAAATAAATAATGAAGTGAAACTTCCATCAGTGGATGATCATGTCGTAAGCGGTATGATGGAAAAAAGAAGGGTGTGGAATATGCCGGACTTAGTTAGTGATGTTAGTCATTATATGAATTATTTAGTAACGAAGCGAAATACTGTTTCTAGTAATATTGCAAATGCGAATACACCGGGCTATAAAGCGCAAGATGTAACATTTGCTGAACAAATGAATATGAATAATCCACTATTCAAAAAAAATGCTGCGGATTTAAAGAGTAATTCAGACTTATATCAAACGAATGAAATGCACTTACCGACAGCAAATATGAAAAATACATATGCAAAGATCCAAACGAAATCAATGCAAACGAATAAAGATGGAAATAGCGTGGATGTAACGACAGAAATGCTAGATTTAATGAAAACAAACCAATTATATGGTATCTCAATTAATGCGATTAATACGCAATACGCAATTAACCAAGCAGCACGTGGACGTTAA
- the flgC gene encoding flagellar basal body rod protein FlgC, translating to MFQAINASGSALTTARKWMEVTSNNIVNGNTTGAPDAEPYHRRSVVLESNNNFANMLEGVPANGVKIKSIETDRNENLVYDPTHPHANEEGYVRYPNIDVTAEMTNVMVAQKMYEANTSVLNANKKMLDKDLEIGRG from the coding sequence ATGTTCCAAGCAATTAATGCAAGTGGCTCAGCGCTAACTACAGCGAGAAAATGGATGGAAGTTACTTCTAACAATATCGTAAATGGGAATACGACGGGAGCACCAGACGCAGAGCCGTATCACCGCCGAAGTGTGGTGCTAGAATCAAATAATAATTTTGCAAATATGCTAGAGGGAGTTCCTGCTAACGGAGTGAAAATAAAAAGTATTGAAACAGATCGAAATGAAAATCTAGTATATGATCCAACGCATCCACATGCAAATGAAGAAGGATATGTACGTTATCCGAACATTGATGTGACAGCTGAGATGACGAATGTAATGGTTGCTCAAAAAATGTATGAAGCAAATACAAGTGTATTAAATGCAAATAAAAAAATGCTCGATAAAGATTTAGAAATCGGCCGAGGATAA
- the fliE gene encoding flagellar hook-basal body complex protein FliE has protein sequence MKIQPLLNTQPFGALKTSQTSVVEGKRFIDLLEDMNKTQNNTQTAVYDLLTKGVGETHDVLIQQKKAESQMKTATLVRDNLIENYKSLINMQI, from the coding sequence ATGAAAATCCAACCATTGTTAAATACACAGCCATTTGGAGCACTGAAAACTTCACAAACATCTGTAGTTGAAGGTAAAAGGTTTATTGATTTATTGGAAGATATGAATAAAACGCAAAACAATACACAAACTGCGGTATATGATTTATTGACAAAAGGGGTAGGAGAAACGCATGACGTTTTAATTCAGCAGAAGAAAGCTGAATCACAAATGAAAACGGCTACTCTTGTACGAGATAATCTTATTGAGAATTATAAGTCACTAATTAATATGCAAATTTAG